TGGTCAATACATGGGCAATCCAGGAGGTCCATAAACTGTTCGTTCTATAGTACATATAGCCCCATACAATACCGGTTAAGGTAGTACCTAAGAGTAATAAACTAACAGAAGTCATAAATCCAGCTCCAATATCTACTCCTTCTAATAGGATCTCCTTCAATGGCCATACAAGATGCCATAAACCAAATAATACTCCTTGAATAATGATAGACTTAAAGGCTGTATATCTTGTTAATAATTTAGGAACCAATAGTCCCCTAAAGAGCCCCTCTTCCATGAAAGAGTTAACTATATTCCCCAAAAATAACCACAAACCAAAGATAGCTCCACCAGTAACCCCTTGCTTGGAATCGATAGCCCCAATAATAATCTCAACATCTTGAGATACTGCTCTTGCAACCAGATACTCTACAAGATACGATGCAGTATAGATCAGTAATGTAATCAGAGTACCGATTATGAGATTTAATAATATACTCTTTGAATGTAATCCAATATCTTTTAATCTCTTTCCTGTATATAATATATACATAATAACCAATAGAAAGCCAATCGACTTCGATATTATTATCTCTCCCCATAACTCATCAATCTTTAAGATGAATATATCATTAATTCTAAAGATCAGTGCAACCAATACAACTAGTAAACCTCCAGTAATAGGCCCATTCTTCGATAGATATTTAATTGAATTCATCTTTATTCCCCCTAAGAGTTTAACCCTTATTTAATATATGGATCTCTTTAAACCTCCTAAAACTGATTAATACTATCTTCTAAAGAACGATAGACTAATTCTTTATAATCTAACTTCAGCCTCTCTTTTCTACTCTCACTATTGATAGTATATTCAAAGATAAAGTACTGCTAAAATAATAATAATTGTCACTCCAACCTTTAATGAAATTGTATTTTTTAATGATTTGTTCAATTCTATCACCTCTATCATTAGATTATCTCCTTTTTTCGTATCTTATTAAATAACTAATTTAAACTAAAATACTATTTTAAAAGATATCTTATAAATTTATAAATTAGAAGGACGAACCTGAATGTTCGTCCTTAGATAGATTATTTATTATTTATCTTCTGCACTATATCTGCCATCGTAACAACAGTAGCAAACTCCTTATGCAAATTAGCTAATGAGATTTCATGAACCTCATCTGCTGAAAATTCCTGACCATCATAATTTTTCCTATTAAATGTAGCGGTACCATCTGCTACTAAAAAAGTATTAAAGCCTAAATTACCTGCCATTCTTGTTGTAGTAGAGACACAATGATTAGTCGTTAGGCCACAGATCACTAACTTATCAAATTGATTCTCTCTTAAATAACTTTCAAGCTCTGTTCCTATAAAAGCACTATTTACCCTCTTTTGTATAACCTTTTCTCCTGCTAAAGGCTTAACTTCATCCTTAAACTCACAACCTGGCTGTCCTGGTCTTAATGGAGAAGTCTCACTTTGTGATAGATGCTGTACATGAATAACAGGATAATCTCTTTCCCTCCACATATCTAATAAACTACTTATCTTTTCTTCTGCATCTAAATTATTTCTTGTCCCCCACTTTAAATCTTCAAATGCCTTCTGTACATCAATAATTAATAATACTGGATTTTTACCTAAATTCATATTTTCTCACTCCCTAAATTAATTTTTTATATAAAACTTCCGAAATTTTATGAATAGATAATATAACTGGAACTAATATGACAATTTCAAATATACTACTAACTAGAATAGAATTTAACGTAATCAAATTATTTTCTACCAACCTAAAAAATAAATATGAACTCAAAAAAACAGCCAAAGCAAACTAGGGAGTAGAAATATTTGTCAACTTATTAACTTTTCTTTCTAAAAGACTTGGAATCTTGTTTTGAATAAAATCAAGATTCTTCTCTAACCAAGGAACTAATAAGATAACTTCCTCTGGTAATAGCCATATTAACGTATTAAGGCTAATCTCATCAAATATAAATATCTCAATTTCTCCTTAAATATTATTTACTATCTAAAATATAAATTATTTATCTTTGAATTCTAAAATTATTTAGTTAATTTAGAGATTATCTCTTCATAATGATTAAAAAATAATAAATGGCCATCGTTTGCACAAAACTCAGCTTCACAATTAGGAAGATGTTCTTCTAAGTATTTTCCCATGGATATTGGAACATTTTTATCTTTAACTCCTTGCCATAAATATATCTTAGTCTTAATTTCTTCTAGTTTAAACCCCCACGGTCTTACAACTGACTTTAAGTCTGAAACATGTCCATTCACGCTCTTACGATAATATTCATTCATATCTTCTAAATATATCTTTCTAACTTCTGATCTTCTCACTATTTCTTGATCAGGCTTAGCATAAGAATCCATAGATTTATCTAACACCTTTTCTGCATCCTTTTTTATTCCCTTCTCAAAGGTCTGTCTAATTAAAAAAGGAAGAAAAAAAGGAACATGTTTAGCAACCCAAAAACCAATTCTATTAAATAACGACATCCCCTCAGATAAATCCGGTGCAATATATTGATTAAGATAACTGCTAATTAAAGCCCCAGAAATTATTCTATCAGACATCTTATAAGCACAAGCCAATACATATGGGCCACCTCCAGATACACCTGCCATAGAAAATTTATCAATCTTCAAATAATCAGTTAATTGAGCTATATCATCAGCCCAGTCTAATAAAGTTCTATTAGGCTTAGAATCAGAAAGACCATATCCCGGTCGGTCAACATTGATTATACGGATTCCTAATGAATCTGCAATTGCATCATAGTTAGGATGTCGAAATAACCTAGCTCCAGGTGTTCCATGAAAAAAGAAAACTGGTTTTCCTTCCCTGTCCCCAAATTCAATAAATCCTAAAGAACGTCCATCTTTTAATTCAATCGTTTTACTTTCAATAGCTTTTAAATCAGACATAATATCAACTCCTATTATTTGGGTGAAATTCCATTCCATAATATTTTACTTAGTTGTGAAGCTGAAGATATAGATTTTGTTTGATCTGAATATACAATCCAATGCATAATTAAACCATCTAATAGAGCAGGAATAACTGTAGCTATCATACCAGGATATATATCACCTGATATATATCCTGATTCTTGCAATTGATAAAATATTTCAGTTAGTTCTTGTTTAAAGTGTCGATATGATTGAGTAAGTTGTGTTTTAATTTCTGGATTCTTACTATGAGCAAAAAATTCTAATAATAGTTTAGACCATTCTGAGTTAGTTTCTATAAAATCAAGTTGTTTTTGGATAACGTCATTAAGCTGCTTTTCTTGATTAGCAGAACTTAAAGCTGTTTTAATTTCTTCTAGAACAAAAGAAACTTGATCTTCAATATGATGATTAAAAATAGAGATAAATAAATCTTCTTTACTATTAAAATGAGAATAGATTGCTCCTTTAGTCATTCCTGCTTTATCTGCTATATTATCTAAAGTTGCTTGATTATAACCTAACTGAGCAAAGGTCTGATAAGCAGAATTTATAATTTGTGTTTTGATATCTAAATCTTCTTTATTGTCTATAATTTTTTCTTTGCTCAAAATTTCAATTAGTTCTTCTTTACTATTAAAATAGCGATAGACTGACTGGCGACTTACTTTAGCTTCTTTAGCAATTTTGGTAATAGATAATTGATGTTTGGGTTCTTTTTTTAATAATCGTTTTGCAGCATTCAAAATTAGTTTGCGCAATAGAAGACCTCCTTATATAGATCATTGTTACAAATGATACTTACTGGTATCTAGTGTAACAGAGGGTAGTCTTATTGTCAAGATTTATTTTCAATGGTCATATTTTTAATTAATTGAGCTATTTTTTTAATCCCCATTTTAAACCTTGTAAAGAAGCATAAGAAAATGATGTTCTTATATTTCTTTTTAATCATTTCAATAGGTATAATTCCCTCCTTATCTATTGATAATCCTTTTAAATTAATTCCTGCTGATTGAAAGACATAAATAAACTTTAAATATGATGGTTTTTCTATAAATACTGTTGATCCAGGATGTAAAATTCCAACAGAAATTAATTGAAGTACTTGAATAGACTCTGACACAATTAATATCGAATCTGGTGCAGCCTCTATATTAAATTTTTTTAATATTGACTAATTATTCTCCTTAGAGGTTGTTAAATAACTTTTAAAATTTATCTTGATTAATAATCTCTAATATCCTAACTCTTCATTTATTATAATAACCTTAATTCTATTTTTCTTTAACTGCCGTTTTATTATTGTATAATTATTGCATATCCTATCCTCTGATTGACAATCTACACAATAACCAATTTTTGTACAGGGAGTATTCTTATTGAGTCGTTTAGCATCTATCGGTCCTGCTATATTCTTAACTCGATTTTTAGCCTCCTCTAAATCTTTAACTATCTTATTCTTACCTGCTACCACTATTACTTTCTTAGGACCAAAGATCATTGCAGCTACTCTATTTCCATAACCATCTACATTATACAACTCTCCATCTTCTGTAATTGCATTTGTACTACATAAAAAAGCATCAGCACTAAATCATCTTGCATATAAATCATCTTTCTCTTCTCTTGTTAAATCTTCTTGATATTTATCTAGAAAATCATAATTACCAGCCCTTAATAGATCAATAATTCCCGTCTCAAATAATGTCACAGAATCTCCAACTCCAACAATAGACTTGTCGGGAATTAATTTTTTTATCTTATCTATCAATTCCTCCCTAGTATTTACATAAAAGCCTTCCATATTATTCTGTTCTAATCTTTTTAAAAGCCTATCAACTCTTAAAGATTGATGCCATTCTAAATTTCTATCCATGTATTATCCACCTCTCATTAATTAATATCTGAAGGAATAGTAAAATTGATACAATAGAAAGATATTGCGATATTTTAGGTGTTAAGAATTAGGTGCTAGGTTGTAGTAAACCCTAACACCCAACACCTAGTACCTATAAAATATCACTCTATACCCATTAAATGATACTATTTATATAAGATTCAACTAGCACAATAGATAATAAGCATATCCAATATCAATACTGGTATATGCTTTTCTTTAACCCTTTTACTACATTATTGTTAGTTTTTATACCATAAATAGTTGAATAAACTTTTCATTTCTTTTTTATACTCCTTTTGATAAAGTCAAAATTGGCTGTAACTATTTCTTTTACGTTCTTATTATGATATCCTTCTATATACCTTTTTTTCTTAGCTATTAAAGTATTAATACCCACTATATTAGCCCAAAGAGCTATCGCTGTATCAATAACATCTATATCACTTCTAATACTTCCATCTTTTATCCCTTCTTTAACCACTTGCAACAAAAGTTTAAATATTTTTTCACCTTCTTCATAACATTGAATTGTAACCCTATCTTTAGCCTCTAAATCCTCTTTTTGTGTCTCATAATTCACCACTGCCTCAAAGTAATTTGGATACCTTTGATATAATTCAATAAATGATCTTCCCATTGTTTCAACCTTTTCCAAACCTGTTGCAGAAACAATTTCTTTAAAACCCTTATTGGTTAATTCAATTAGTTTTTTAAATCCTCGTAAGACTATTGCTAAATATAACTGTTTTTTGCTATCAAAATAAACATAAATAGTCCGTTTACTAAAATCAGCTTCCTTAGCCACTTCAGTCATTGTTGTATTCTCATATCCTTTAGAAAAAAATAATCTTTCAGCAGCATCAATAATTTCATTTTCTGTAAGCTCTTTATTTTTCTCTCTTTTTGACTTTACAGCCATCAAACCACTCCTTATTATCTTATTTCAACGCTAATATCCTTAATAATACCCTTAGCAGTTGTTAATTTAGAAAGGTCTGGATATAGTTTACCATTCTCTCCATTAGGACTACTATGTCCAATAGCTTGTAATGAATAAAACTTTTTATCTCCTTTTAAATTAACAGTTGTAGCATAAACTATTGCTGGTTGACCACTTCCCCATTCTCCTCCTGAATAATTAGCATCTCCTTTTTTAGCATCTTTAGGATAATATTTATTAAAATCAGTTGAATTATTAATCTCCACTTTAAGAATAACCTTATTATACTTCTCTTCAATCTTGCTAAGTAATTCAAAACCAGCTTCAGGGGTAGCTGAAGTAATCACATCAGCTACTGGCTTCTCTTTAGTAGGTAAATATAATCCATCACCATACTTTACATTGCGTTGATAGGTCCAATGTGGTAGAGAAGATTTTCTTCTTATCTTTTCTTTAGGAGTTGAATCTCCAGGGGCTTTCTGCCAAGATTGAGTAGCAGTTTTTTCAGTAACATACAAAGTATCCAAATAATCACCTTCTAAATCCTCAATCCAAACTGCAATCTGAGGAGTCGTCTTAATCTTAAAAAATGGTAGCCATGGAAGTAAAGGTAATCTATGATTCCAATGTTCTCCCTCTTTAATTTCTAATCTAATCTCCTTACCTCCTACATCTTTTCTAGTTGTAATTGTTGACCTTTTTGAAGCATTACTCATTACAGAAAAAACAAAAGAAATTACAATAATCAAACTGAAAACTAATCCTTTTTTAATTTTATTCATTTAAATCCCTCCTAATATAAAACATTATATTTTAGTTAAAAAGTAAACCATTGGTTTACTTTTTATATTACTATACAAATTTTAAATTGTCAATAAAATTTTATGAGGATTTTATTCTTGATTAAAGGAAAAATCAAGGATAGAATTATATTAGCTTATAACTTAAATAGAAAGGAGCTTTCCATGAATAAAGAAATCTTTGAGTCATTAAAAATATGGTTTGATAATTATACTAAGCAATTCTCTTTTGCAAATCCTAATGAACAAGAAAATATCGACTTAAAATATAAACATAGTTATGAAGTTTGCAAATTTATCATAAAAATAGCTAAATCTTTGCCATTGAATAAAAGTCAGCTATATACTGCTAAAGTCATCGCCTTATTCCATGATTTGGGTAGATTTGAACAATATGCTAAGTATAAAACCTTTTCAGATACTAAATCAGAAGACCATGCTAAACTCGGAGTTAAAATTTTAAAGGAAAATGAAGTTTTAGCCCTAGTTAATGATACTACTGCCCAAATAATTTTAAAAGCAATTTCTTATCACAACAAGGTACAGCTACCGACTGATGAAAGTGAAGAATGTTTATTTTATACTAAATTGATTCGAGATGCTGATAAATTAGATATTTGGCGAGTAGTACTTGAAAATTATAACAGCAAATCTAGAAATAAAACCGTTGGACTAGGCTTAGCTGATACAACAGAAATTTCTACTAATGTATATAATCAAGTAATGAATAGAGAAGTTGTTAGGTATGAAAATTTAAAGTCCTTAAATGATTTTAAACTAATACAGATAGGTTGGGTCTATGATATTAATTTTCAAAAAAGTTTTGAAATTATTAAGGATAAACAGTATATTGAGCAATTATTTAAAACATTGCCTAATTCAAAGAAATTAGCTGACCTTCATTGTAGAATTAACGCTTATTTGGGGGAAAAATTGGGGGAGCAAATTTGACGCTTTAGATAGTGCGACACTTTTAGTGACACAGTCGTGATTCGTGTGCTATAAGCTATGAGCTAGTTCAAAATCTTTGGAACTTAGACTTAAAAACTCAAAAGAAAACTTGGTTTTAAAAGTTTTTAAATTTTAGTATTTGATTTAACTCACGACTGACAGCTCATGGCTCATAGCTAAGACACTGAAAGTATCGTAATATACCCATTAAGTTTCACTTTTAAAACTAAATAATAACTATTTTCAATAATCAGTTGATTTACAAGCGAGAAATCTATATAATAAATATTGAAGAAATATAGATAATATTAATGAAACCATGTATTGAGAAGGGAGAATTGAATTATGACAGAAGAAAGCTACATACAGAATCTATTTGCTGAGAGAATTGGAGGAAGTAAGTTCGGTAAAGATACTACAATCTACAAATTTGAAAAAATTAAAAGAGCTAAAAGAGCTGCTAAGGCAGAGCATCCTAATATAGAGTTAATTGACATGGGTGTTGGTGAGCCAGATTGGATGGCTGATAAAGAAGTAGTAGAGACATTATATGCAGAAGCTCAAAAACCAGAGAACCGTTTCTATTCTGATAATGGTATTGTTGAATTTAAAGAAGCTGCTGCTGAATATATGGAGAATGTATTTGGTGTAAGTGGATTAGACCCAGAGACTGAGATTAATCATTCTATCGGTTCTAAACCAGCTTTAGCAATGTTACCAAGTGCCTTTATTAACCCTGGAGATATCACTATTATGACAGTTCCAGGTTACCCAGTAATGGGAACTCATACAAAATGGTTAGGTGGAGAAGTTGTTAACCTTCCATTACTTAAAGAGAATAACTTCTTACCTGATTTAAGTACTTTAACTGAAGATCAGAAGAAGAGAGCAAAATTATTATACTTAAACTATCCTAACAACCCAACAGGAGCTAGTGCTAACAGAGAGTTCTTTGAATCAGTAATTGAATTTGCTAAAGAGAATAACATCATCGTAATCCATGATGCTGCTTATGCAGGGTTAGTATTTGATGATAACAAGCCTTTAAGCTTCTTATCAATTCCTGGTGCTAAAGAGGTAGGTATTGAGATTCAATCATTATCTAAATCCTTTAATATGACTGGATGGAGAATGGCCTTTGTAGCAGGTAATGCTAAAGTAGTTAAAGCCTTTGCTACAGTTAAGGATAATAATGACTCTGGACAGTTCATTCCAATCCAACTTGCAGGAGCTTATGCACTAAGACATCCAGAGATTACTGAAAAGACTGCTGAAAAGTACTCTCGTCGCCATGAATTATTGGCTGAGGCTCTAAAAGAGGTTGGTTTTGATGCAGTAAAACCTAAAGGTTCTTTCTACTTATATGTAGAGATTCCTAAAGGAACTAAGAGTGGAGCAAAATTTGCCAATGCTGAAGAGTTCTCTCAATTCCTAATTAAAGAGAAGTTAATCTCTACAGTACCTTGGGATGATGCAGGACACTTCGTTCGTTTCTCTGTTACTTTTGTGGCAGAAGATGAAGAGGATGAAAAAAGAGTTCTGGCAGAAGTTAAGAAGAGATTATCTGATATTGAATTTATATTTTAATAAATTAGCCCCGCAACTGCGGGGCTTTTACTTTATATAATCATCAATTAATCGCTCTTTTAATAACTTTAGCCAAAGATTTTATTCCTTCTTCAATCTTCTCCTCAGCTACATTTGAATAGTTTAATCTCAAAGTATTCTTTCCTTGACCATTAACATAAAAAGGACTACCCGGAACAAAAGCAACCTTCTCCTTGATAGCCATATCAAATAACTCTAAAGAGGATAGCTCTTTAGGTAATGTAATCCATAAGAACATTCCTCCCTCTGGTTCAGTAAAGCTTATTTCTGGGGGGAAATATTCTTTGATGCTATTAACCATCATCTCCCTTTGCCGTCCATAAACCTCTTTGATTCTACTTATATGTTGATCAATATCATTATCAATCAAATATTGATAGATTACTCTCTGGGCAAAGTAATTACTATGTAAATCTGAAGCCTGTTTTGCTACTATAGCCTTCTCCATCTTATCCATACTCATAACTACCCAACCTAACCTAAAGGCAGGAGCAACTATTTTAGAGAAAGATCCCAATAAAATAGTGTTATCTTTAAGATAATTTTTTATTAATGGGATATCTTCGCCGATAAATCTTAGTTCACCATAAGGATCATCTTCTACAAAGATAGTATTACTCTCTTCTAAAAGCTTAGCTACCGCTCTTCTCTTGTTATCACTATAAGTTATACCAGAAGGATTCTGAAAGTTTGGTACACCATAAAATAACTTACAATCATTTTCTGCCAAAGTATCCTTTAAAACCTCAAGATCAACTCCATCTTCTAATAATGGTACTGAATTAAATTTAGGTCTATAGAATGAAAATGACTGAATTGCACCTAAATATCCTGGCTCCTCTATAATAAGTCCATCACCTTCATTTAAGAAGGTCTTTCCTATTAAATCCAGCCCTTGCTGAGATCCATTAGTAATCAATATCTGCTCAGGACTAATTTTCAGACCTTGCTTTTTAAAATACCTATCAGCAATATACTCCCTTAAAGGAAGGTATCCTTCTGTAGTACTATACTGTAAAACATTAGTACCATCCTCTGCTAATACTTTGTTAGATGCTTCCTTAATCTCTTCTACTGGAAAAAACTCTGGATTTGGTAGTCCACCAGCAAAGGAGATGATTTCTGGATTATCTATCACCTTCAATATCTCCCTGATAAAGGACTTAGGAATATCATTAATTCTCTTAGCAAATAAACTTCTCACTACTCACTCCTCCTTAAACTTATAAAATACTTTTTGTGTAATATAATATGTAGTTGTGCATTATATTGTATTAAGAGAAAGGAAAATTGTCAATATAAATTCTAAATAAACAGTATTTAATAACCAATTAGTGGGTAATTAACCAAAACATGAGCTTTAACCAAAAAGTCTGTGCTATTACGATAAGTATGTACTCTATCAGCTGCAAAGAATATAGCATCTCCTTCTTTAATCATATATATATTATCATTAATTATCATCTCTAAAACACCTCTAGATACAACAATATACTCTTCTACACCTCTGGAATGTGCTTCAGATTTATATCCATACTGGGGTTCAACCTCTATATTATATAGTTCAAACTTCTTTTCTTGATCAAAAGTAAATAATGGGTAGACTCTATACTTACCATCACCTTCAAGAAGAGGTCTAGTATTATCTCTAGAAATAACAGTTACCTTCTCTCTATCCTCTTCGATAAAATAAGAGAAAGAAACATCAAGACCTTTAGCAATCTTCCACATAGTATTAACCGTTGGATTTGATTCATTTCTTTCAATTTGACCAAGCATCGACTTACTTACCCCAGTCATCTTTTCAAGTTCACTTAAACTAAGATTCCTTTTTGTTCTTATCTGGCGCAACTTTATTCCTATACTAAGATTTATATCACTCATTAAACAGCCTCCTTTTCTAATAAAAATTCCTCTTGTATATTATAACATATTTTAGTATAATATATTACAATAGATTTTTGTGTTGTATAAAATACAATTATGCAATATAATATACAAGTTTATGATAAAATTTAAATATGATATTATATAGAGATATTGCAACACTTTTCACACCTCACCCTAGCCTTTCAGGGTTTAGCAACCCTTCATACACAACTGGTCTCTCCTATTCTTAGGAGAGGGAACAAAGAAGAAAAACAGTTCCCCCTCTCATTAGTCAAAGAGAGACTGGTTGTGTACGAAGAGTAATTGAACTGTATTACTCGTAGGGGGATTAAGGGGTGAGGTGTGAGCTTTTGAATTTAACTATCCACTATCAACTTTACACTATACACTGAAGTAAAAACTGTCTCAATATATTTATTAAATCTCATTTTCAATTTATACATGTTATAAAGAAAGGAAGTGTTAATAAATATGAATAATAATGAAAATACCTCACTTCTCAGAAAGGAGCTTTCTCTAAACAAATCCCCTTTCTTCTCTGGAATTAAAGCTGGAATTCCTATAGCTATTGGCTATATCCCTATCGCTATTGCCTTTGGCTTACTTGCTAAAAGCAACAATATCCCTAATCATATCAGTATTGCTATGTCCTTAATAGTCTTTGCAGGAGCAAGCCAGTTTATCGCTGT
The genomic region above belongs to Orenia metallireducens and contains:
- a CDS encoding alpha/beta fold hydrolase — encoded protein: MSDLKAIESKTIELKDGRSLGFIEFGDREGKPVFFFHGTPGARLFRHPNYDAIADSLGIRIINVDRPGYGLSDSKPNRTLLDWADDIAQLTDYLKIDKFSMAGVSGGGPYVLACAYKMSDRIISGALISSYLNQYIAPDLSEGMSLFNRIGFWVAKHVPFFLPFLIRQTFEKGIKKDAEKVLDKSMDSYAKPDQEIVRRSEVRKIYLEDMNEYYRKSVNGHVSDLKSVVRPWGFKLEEIKTKIYLWQGVKDKNVPISMGKYLEEHLPNCEAEFCANDGHLLFFNHYEEIISKLTK
- a CDS encoding TetR/AcrR family transcriptional regulator produces the protein MAVKSKREKNKELTENEIIDAAERLFFSKGYENTTMTEVAKEADFSKRTIYVYFDSKKQLYLAIVLRGFKKLIELTNKGFKEIVSATGLEKVETMGRSFIELYQRYPNYFEAVVNYETQKEDLEAKDRVTIQCYEEGEKIFKLLLQVVKEGIKDGSIRSDIDVIDTAIALWANIVGINTLIAKKKRYIEGYHNKNVKEIVTANFDFIKRSIKKK
- a CDS encoding TetR/AcrR family transcriptional regulator; the encoded protein is MRKLILNAAKRLLKKEPKHQLSITKIAKEAKVSRQSVYRYFNSKEELIEILSKEKIIDNKEDLDIKTQIINSAYQTFAQLGYNQATLDNIADKAGMTKGAIYSHFNSKEDLFISIFNHHIEDQVSFVLEEIKTALSSANQEKQLNDVIQKQLDFIETNSEWSKLLLEFFAHSKNPEIKTQLTQSYRHFKQELTEIFYQLQESGYISGDIYPGMIATVIPALLDGLIMHWIVYSDQTKSISSASQLSKILWNGISPK
- a CDS encoding HD domain-containing protein, yielding MIKGKIKDRIILAYNLNRKELSMNKEIFESLKIWFDNYTKQFSFANPNEQENIDLKYKHSYEVCKFIIKIAKSLPLNKSQLYTAKVIALFHDLGRFEQYAKYKTFSDTKSEDHAKLGVKILKENEVLALVNDTTAQIILKAISYHNKVQLPTDESEECLFYTKLIRDADKLDIWRVVLENYNSKSRNKTVGLGLADTTEISTNVYNQVMNREVVRYENLKSLNDFKLIQIGWVYDINFQKSFEIIKDKQYIEQLFKTLPNSKKLADLHCRINAYLGEKLGEQI
- a CDS encoding CPBP family intramembrane glutamic endopeptidase, producing MNSIKYLSKNGPITGGLLVVLVALIFRINDIFILKIDELWGEIIISKSIGFLLVIMYILYTGKRLKDIGLHSKSILLNLIIGTLITLLIYTASYLVEYLVARAVSQDVEIIIGAIDSKQGVTGGAIFGLWLFLGNIVNSFMEEGLFRGLLVPKLLTRYTAFKSIIIQGVLFGLWHLVWPLKEILLEGVDIGAGFMTSVSLLLLGTTLTGIVWGYMYYRTNSLWTSWIAHVLTNTILNMVHIRSDFGLDATIVYRNVVSVNLLLLSILVIRYLAKRYNLDIVKPWKD
- a CDS encoding helix-turn-helix domain-containing protein, whose translation is MSDINLSIGIKLRQIRTKRNLSLSELEKMTGVSKSMLGQIERNESNPTVNTMWKIAKGLDVSFSYFIEEDREKVTVISRDNTRPLLEGDGKYRVYPLFTFDQEKKFELYNIEVEPQYGYKSEAHSRGVEEYIVVSRGVLEMIINDNIYMIKEGDAIFFAADRVHTYRNSTDFLVKAHVLVNYPLIGY
- a CDS encoding LL-diaminopimelate aminotransferase translates to MTEESYIQNLFAERIGGSKFGKDTTIYKFEKIKRAKRAAKAEHPNIELIDMGVGEPDWMADKEVVETLYAEAQKPENRFYSDNGIVEFKEAAAEYMENVFGVSGLDPETEINHSIGSKPALAMLPSAFINPGDITIMTVPGYPVMGTHTKWLGGEVVNLPLLKENNFLPDLSTLTEDQKKRAKLLYLNYPNNPTGASANREFFESVIEFAKENNIIVIHDAAYAGLVFDDNKPLSFLSIPGAKEVGIEIQSLSKSFNMTGWRMAFVAGNAKVVKAFATVKDNNDSGQFIPIQLAGAYALRHPEITEKTAEKYSRRHELLAEALKEVGFDAVKPKGSFYLYVEIPKGTKSGAKFANAEEFSQFLIKEKLISTVPWDDAGHFVRFSVTFVAEDEEDEKRVLAEVKKRLSDIEFIF
- a CDS encoding cysteine hydrolase family protein — encoded protein: MNLGKNPVLLIIDVQKAFEDLKWGTRNNLDAEEKISSLLDMWRERDYPVIHVQHLSQSETSPLRPGQPGCEFKDEVKPLAGEKVIQKRVNSAFIGTELESYLRENQFDKLVICGLTTNHCVSTTTRMAGNLGFNTFLVADGTATFNRKNYDGQEFSADEVHEISLANLHKEFATVVTMADIVQKINNK
- a CDS encoding PLP-dependent aminotransferase family protein; translated protein: MRSLFAKRINDIPKSFIREILKVIDNPEIISFAGGLPNPEFFPVEEIKEASNKVLAEDGTNVLQYSTTEGYLPLREYIADRYFKKQGLKISPEQILITNGSQQGLDLIGKTFLNEGDGLIIEEPGYLGAIQSFSFYRPKFNSVPLLEDGVDLEVLKDTLAENDCKLFYGVPNFQNPSGITYSDNKRRAVAKLLEESNTIFVEDDPYGELRFIGEDIPLIKNYLKDNTILLGSFSKIVAPAFRLGWVVMSMDKMEKAIVAKQASDLHSNYFAQRVIYQYLIDNDIDQHISRIKEVYGRQREMMVNSIKEYFPPEISFTEPEGGMFLWITLPKELSSLELFDMAIKEKVAFVPGSPFYVNGQGKNTLRLNYSNVAEEKIEEGIKSLAKVIKRAIN